The following are encoded in a window of Flavobacterium cupriresistens genomic DNA:
- a CDS encoding penicillin acylase family protein has protein sequence MLQHLKKIKLIVLVSCTTLTAFAQKINTKEANRLEKLAQQVTIIRDNWGIPHIYGKTDADAVFGLLYAQCEDDFKRIEMNYIEKLGRLAEIKGESVLYNDLEIRLLIDAEEAKSDYKKAPVWLKKLLNSYADAINFYLYKHPEVKPALLTHFEPWYPLLWTDGSIGAISTADLSTAELKAFYSGNNDKVAYVEREKNVQTGSNGFAFAPSKTADGNSILYINPHTTFYFRPEVQVTSEEGLNAYGAVTWGQFFIYQGFNENCGWMHTSSNVDVADMYAEKITNKKGKLFYEFDKKLVPVIEKEITINYTEKEKLIAKKIKTYFTNNGPIMAKRDGKWISLKSMNRSMNSLIQSWVRSKSKNFEEYKKAMDLKANTSNNTVYADNKGNIAYWHGNYIPIRDKTLNWSKVIDGSVSATQWKGLHDVNETVHLYNPVNGWIQNCNSTPYTSAAENSPKKENYLPYMAPDGENFRGVNAVRIFSKGNNYTLDKVIADGYDTKLSIFEVLIPSLITVFEKNIKATDPEYSDLIEPITLLKNWDYYAKENSVATTLAVEWAYKLDPIIQKAYIDEGEPDQVENTKRFAQNATTSQLIPQLQSVLKELKTKWGTWQVAWGEINRFQRTSGDLVLQYDDSKPSLPIAFGPSSWGSLPAFKSNYQNNSKKRYGYNGNSFVCAVEFGPKIKAKSLLAGGNSGDETSKHFTDQAEMYQKGKFKDVLFYKEDITKNAERTYHPGE, from the coding sequence ATGTTACAGCATTTAAAAAAGATTAAACTTATCGTTTTGGTTTCTTGCACAACCTTAACCGCTTTTGCACAAAAAATCAATACAAAAGAAGCCAATCGACTGGAAAAATTGGCGCAGCAAGTAACCATTATCCGAGACAATTGGGGCATTCCGCATATTTACGGAAAGACGGATGCTGATGCTGTTTTTGGTTTGCTTTATGCGCAATGTGAAGATGATTTTAAACGAATCGAAATGAATTATATTGAAAAACTGGGTCGTCTTGCTGAAATTAAAGGCGAATCGGTTTTATACAATGATTTAGAAATTCGTCTTTTAATTGACGCCGAAGAAGCTAAATCTGACTACAAAAAAGCACCCGTATGGCTTAAAAAACTTTTGAACAGCTATGCCGACGCGATTAATTTTTATTTATACAAACATCCCGAGGTCAAACCTGCCCTTTTAACGCATTTTGAGCCTTGGTATCCGCTTTTATGGACAGACGGAAGTATTGGTGCCATTAGCACTGCGGATCTTTCGACCGCAGAACTTAAAGCCTTTTATTCCGGAAACAATGACAAGGTAGCTTACGTAGAAAGAGAAAAAAATGTACAAACCGGTTCAAATGGTTTTGCTTTTGCTCCGTCTAAAACAGCTGACGGAAATTCGATTTTGTACATTAATCCACACACTACCTTTTATTTCAGACCCGAAGTTCAAGTCACGAGCGAAGAAGGATTGAATGCATATGGTGCTGTAACCTGGGGGCAATTTTTTATCTATCAGGGTTTCAACGAAAATTGCGGCTGGATGCACACCTCATCCAATGTAGATGTTGCTGATATGTACGCGGAAAAAATCACCAACAAAAAGGGAAAACTTTTTTATGAATTTGATAAAAAGTTAGTTCCTGTTATTGAGAAAGAAATCACAATAAATTACACTGAAAAAGAGAAATTAATTGCTAAAAAAATCAAAACCTATTTTACCAATAACGGTCCGATTATGGCCAAACGTGATGGAAAATGGATTAGTTTGAAATCGATGAATCGTTCTATGAACAGCTTAATTCAAAGCTGGGTAAGAAGCAAATCAAAGAATTTTGAGGAGTACAAAAAAGCCATGGATCTAAAAGCCAACACCTCAAACAACACCGTTTATGCTGATAACAAAGGAAATATTGCCTATTGGCATGGTAATTATATCCCGATTAGAGACAAAACACTTAATTGGTCTAAAGTGATAGACGGATCTGTTTCTGCTACACAATGGAAAGGTTTGCATGACGTTAACGAAACCGTTCATTTGTACAATCCTGTAAACGGTTGGATTCAGAATTGCAATTCAACACCTTATACTTCGGCAGCAGAAAATAGTCCAAAAAAAGAAAACTATTTGCCTTATATGGCTCCCGACGGGGAAAATTTCAGAGGTGTAAATGCGGTTCGAATTTTTAGCAAAGGAAACAACTATACGCTTGATAAAGTAATCGCTGATGGTTACGACACTAAGTTATCCATTTTTGAAGTGCTCATTCCAAGTTTGATCACGGTCTTCGAAAAAAACATAAAAGCTACTGATCCTGAATACTCTGATTTAATTGAGCCGATCACTTTATTAAAAAATTGGGACTATTATGCCAAAGAAAACTCCGTTGCAACTACCCTCGCCGTTGAATGGGCTTATAAATTAGACCCAATTATTCAAAAAGCTTACATTGATGAAGGTGAACCGGATCAGGTCGAAAACACCAAACGTTTTGCCCAAAATGCAACGACTTCACAACTAATCCCGCAATTACAATCGGTTTTAAAAGAATTAAAAACCAAATGGGGAACCTGGCAGGTTGCGTGGGGCGAAATCAACCGTTTTCAACGTACAAGCGGAGATCTGGTGCTACAATACGATGACTCCAAACCGAGTTTACCAATCGCATTTGGCCCTTCTTCCTGGGGAAGTTTACCTGCCTTTAAAAGCAATTACCAAAACAATTCAAAAAAACGTTACGGTTACAATGGTAATAGTTTTGTTTGTGCCGTTGAATTTGGTCCAAAAATAAAAGCAAAATCATTATTAGCCGGAGGGAATAGTGGTGATGAAACTTCTAAACATTTTACCGATCAGGCAGAAATGTACCAAAAAGGAAAGTTTAAAGACGTTTTATTCTACAAAGAAGATATTACAAAAAATGCCGAACGTACTTATCACCCGGGAGAGTAA
- a CDS encoding response regulator has translation MTQKIRIHLADDHQVLIDGLSNLLHTVHDFEVVGSSLDGTTIYEDVIKNNAAILLLDISMPNMDGIEVLKEFSRKSFPCKVIILSSYDDLKIVKEVMKLGAKGYLTKKSAGENIIEAIKVVNADQEYFDDHVREKIFASFTRNNPKLNKNSFEENQILSPRELEIITLISLEYSGKEISEELFISLNTVETHRKNIMKKLKMKNVIGLVKYALKNNLIKP, from the coding sequence ATGACACAAAAAATAAGAATACATCTTGCCGATGATCATCAGGTACTCATAGACGGTCTAAGCAATTTATTACATACTGTCCATGACTTTGAAGTGGTAGGCAGCTCATTAGACGGAACTACTATATATGAAGACGTAATAAAAAACAATGCTGCTATTTTATTACTGGATATCAGCATGCCAAATATGGATGGAATTGAAGTATTAAAGGAATTCAGCCGAAAAAGTTTCCCTTGTAAAGTCATTATTCTTTCCAGTTACGACGATTTAAAAATCGTAAAAGAAGTAATGAAACTGGGCGCAAAAGGCTATCTCACAAAAAAAAGTGCCGGAGAAAATATTATTGAAGCCATTAAAGTCGTCAACGCTGATCAGGAATATTTTGATGATCACGTAAGAGAAAAAATCTTTGCCAGCTTTACCCGGAACAATCCAAAATTGAACAAAAACTCTTTTGAAGAAAATCAAATACTAAGCCCCAGAGAACTGGAGATTATTACTCTGATCTCATTGGAATACAGTGGTAAAGAAATAAGCGAAGAACTTTTTATAAGCCTCAATACCGTTGAAACGCATCGAAAAAACATCATGAAAAAGTTAAAGATGAAAAACGTGATCGGCCTTGTAAAATATGCTTTAAAAAACAATTTAATAAAACCCTAA
- a CDS encoding dienelactone hydrolase family protein produces the protein MKNHTMLLFATILFSSTISAQLKPVKYADGNQTLNGLFIKSAKKSPSNPGILLLPAWLGIDNASKGIAENLSKLGYHVFIADIYGEGNYPKNTTEASKIAGHYKTNFTEYQNRINLALQQLIKSGADTDNIVAIGYCFGGSGVLEAVRGKLNLKGIVSFHGGLGKEGTRPVAPISSKILICHGADDPYVSQEEITTLQQEFRDSKADWQMIYYANAVHSFTNPEAGNDNSKGAAYNPVAAKRAFEHLQLFLKEVLKK, from the coding sequence ATGAAAAACCACACTATGCTGCTTTTTGCTACCATTCTATTTTCTAGCACTATAAGCGCTCAATTAAAACCTGTAAAATACGCCGACGGAAATCAGACCTTAAACGGATTATTTATAAAATCAGCCAAAAAAAGCCCTAGCAATCCGGGAATTTTACTTTTGCCGGCATGGCTCGGAATCGATAATGCTTCAAAAGGAATTGCAGAAAATTTATCGAAACTAGGGTATCATGTTTTTATTGCTGATATCTATGGCGAAGGAAACTATCCTAAAAATACTACTGAAGCATCAAAAATAGCCGGTCATTACAAAACCAACTTTACTGAATATCAAAACAGGATCAACCTTGCTTTACAACAATTAATAAAATCCGGTGCCGATACTGATAATATTGTCGCAATTGGATATTGTTTTGGTGGTAGCGGGGTCCTTGAAGCAGTGCGCGGAAAACTAAATCTAAAAGGTATTGTTTCTTTTCACGGCGGACTGGGTAAAGAAGGTACAAGACCAGTAGCACCAATTTCATCAAAAATTTTGATTTGCCACGGTGCCGATGATCCTTATGTATCACAAGAGGAAATAACAACTCTTCAACAAGAATTTCGTGATTCAAAAGCCGATTGGCAAATGATTTATTATGCCAATGCGGTTCACTCTTTTACAAATCCTGAAGCAGGAAACGACAATTCAAAAGGTGCTGCTTATAATCCGGTTGCTGCAAAAAGAGCTTTTGAACATTTACAACTTTTCTTAAAAGAAGTCTTAAAAAAATAA
- a CDS encoding sensor histidine kinase, translating into MVLILFYFYYQNNQLKRKNKQKDIKQKIQLNIINAAIDSQEIGRKKIASFLHDDINSLLSSVGLHLNTFTAQNNIQSDEITKAKAILEEVHDRLRDISHELIPVLLVRFGLLYALEDLCEKNSNSNLHFQFSSSIPTKKRYIEKFEMNIYFIVSELLNNIIKHSNASKAEIVLHEKNNRLIITIQDNGKGFTIGKLNETEGFGLNRIRARIKKLKGNFNITSKKNEVTGTTVKIEVPI; encoded by the coding sequence ATGGTATTGATTTTATTCTATTTCTACTACCAGAATAACCAGCTAAAACGAAAAAACAAACAAAAAGACATCAAGCAAAAAATACAGCTTAACATAATCAACGCCGCTATTGACAGTCAGGAAATCGGACGAAAAAAAATAGCTTCCTTTCTACATGACGACATCAATTCCTTGCTTTCTTCTGTTGGTTTGCATCTCAATACATTTACAGCTCAAAACAACATTCAATCAGACGAAATCACTAAAGCCAAAGCGATTCTGGAAGAAGTTCACGATCGTCTACGCGATATTTCTCATGAATTAATTCCTGTGCTTTTAGTTCGTTTTGGTCTACTGTATGCTTTGGAAGATTTATGCGAGAAAAACTCAAATTCAAACCTTCATTTTCAATTTTCAAGTTCTATTCCTACCAAAAAAAGGTACATTGAAAAATTCGAAATGAACATTTATTTTATTGTATCAGAACTACTTAACAATATTATAAAACATAGCAACGCATCAAAAGCTGAAATCGTTCTGCACGAAAAAAACAATCGACTCATAATCACTATTCAGGATAACGGAAAAGGGTTTACTATTGGAAAGCTAAACGAAACAGAAGGTTTTGGCCTTAACCGAATCAGAGCGCGAATTAAAAAACTGAAAGGAAATTTCAATATTACTTCTAAAAAAAATGAAGTTACAGGCACCACGGTAAAAATAGAAGTTCCAATTTAG
- the rho gene encoding transcription termination factor Rho, giving the protein MFDISALKEMKLAELQEIAKLAKTIKFNGVKKETLISQILAHQEATVAPPVNTVADAEIVDDKPKRARIVPVKKAPISKNASASKNAPVLEFDKVEEAPVIAATPEVPTETPKEEEAAENKVVEKKGPKIVKFNKSAYEKKVAQQKEKEAAKEFVNEEVNENSDASAPIAERTETPAPTTEKAETAAPTKKINPNQTKNQNPNQNQNPNQNPNQNGNGNGNSTNQNPNHKNKKNNFRDSDFEFDGIIESEGVLEMMPDGYGFLRSSDYNYLASPDDIYLSTSQIRLFGLKTGDTVKGVVRPPKEGEKFFPLVRVLKINGHDPQVVRDRVSFEHLTPVFPSEKFKLAEKGSSVSTRIIDLFSPIGKGQRGMIVAQPKTGKTMLLKDIANAIAANHPEVYLIVLLIDERPEEVTDMQRSVRGEVIASTFDREPQEHVKIANIVLEKAKRLVECGHDVVILLDSITRLARAYNTVQPASGKVLSGGVDANALQKPKRFFGAARNVENGGSLSIIATALTETGSKMDEVIFEEFKGTGNMELQLDRKIANKRIFPAIDLTSSSTRRDDLLLDEKTLQRMWIMRKYLSDMNPVESMDFVNDRFKKTRNNEEFLISMND; this is encoded by the coding sequence ATGTTTGATATTTCTGCATTAAAAGAAATGAAGCTTGCTGAGCTTCAAGAAATAGCTAAGTTAGCTAAAACTATAAAGTTTAATGGCGTTAAAAAAGAGACTTTAATCAGTCAGATTTTAGCGCACCAAGAAGCGACTGTAGCGCCGCCAGTTAACACTGTGGCCGATGCGGAAATAGTGGATGACAAACCTAAAAGAGCAAGAATTGTTCCGGTCAAAAAAGCGCCGATTAGTAAAAACGCGTCAGCGAGCAAAAATGCACCGGTTCTGGAATTTGATAAAGTAGAGGAAGCCCCTGTGATTGCAGCAACTCCGGAGGTTCCAACTGAGACTCCAAAAGAAGAAGAGGCTGCAGAGAATAAAGTTGTAGAGAAAAAAGGACCCAAAATTGTAAAATTTAATAAGTCAGCTTACGAGAAAAAGGTCGCTCAGCAAAAAGAAAAAGAAGCAGCAAAAGAATTTGTCAACGAGGAAGTTAATGAAAATAGTGATGCTTCGGCTCCAATAGCAGAAAGAACGGAAACTCCCGCTCCGACAACTGAAAAAGCAGAAACGGCTGCTCCGACAAAAAAAATAAATCCGAATCAGACTAAAAACCAGAATCCGAATCAAAATCAAAACCCGAATCAGAATCCAAATCAAAACGGGAACGGAAATGGTAACAGTACGAATCAGAATCCAAATCATAAAAATAAAAAGAATAATTTCAGAGATTCAGATTTTGAATTTGACGGAATTATAGAAAGTGAAGGTGTTCTTGAGATGATGCCAGACGGATATGGTTTCTTACGTTCATCAGATTATAATTATTTAGCGTCTCCGGATGATATTTATTTATCAACTTCACAAATCAGATTATTCGGTTTAAAAACCGGTGATACCGTAAAAGGGGTGGTTCGCCCACCAAAAGAAGGCGAGAAATTTTTCCCTTTAGTTCGTGTACTAAAAATTAATGGTCACGATCCGCAAGTAGTTCGCGATAGAGTTTCTTTCGAACACTTAACTCCGGTTTTTCCTTCAGAAAAATTCAAATTAGCCGAAAAAGGCAGTTCCGTTTCAACCCGTATTATTGATTTGTTTTCTCCAATTGGAAAAGGGCAACGTGGTATGATCGTAGCTCAACCGAAAACCGGTAAAACAATGTTACTAAAAGACATTGCCAATGCAATTGCAGCCAACCACCCTGAAGTTTATTTGATCGTTCTTCTTATTGACGAACGTCCTGAGGAGGTTACTGACATGCAACGCAGTGTTCGTGGAGAAGTAATCGCTTCGACTTTTGACAGAGAGCCACAAGAACACGTAAAAATTGCCAATATTGTACTTGAAAAAGCAAAACGTTTGGTAGAATGTGGCCATGATGTGGTTATTTTATTAGACTCTATTACGCGTTTGGCAAGAGCGTACAATACGGTTCAGCCTGCTTCAGGAAAAGTTTTAAGTGGTGGTGTTGATGCGAATGCATTGCAAAAACCAAAACGTTTCTTTGGTGCGGCCAGAAATGTAGAAAACGGAGGTTCATTAAGTATCATCGCTACTGCATTGACAGAAACAGGTTCTAAAATGGATGAGGTAATCTTTGAAGAATTTAAAGGAACCGGTAATATGGAGTTACAATTGGATCGTAAAATTGCGAACAAACGTATTTTCCCTGCTATCGATTTAACGTCTTCAAGTACACGTCGTGATGATTTATTATTAGACGAAAAAACACTGCAAAGAATGTGGATCATGCGTAAATATCTATCGGATATGAACCCGGTTGAGTCTATGGATTTTGTAAATGACCGTTTCAAAAAAACCAGAAATAACGAAGAGTTTTTGATTTCTATGAATGACTAA
- a CDS encoding DUF4293 domain-containing protein, whose protein sequence is MIQRIQTIYLILTFIVTGVLLFFVPLWTLNNGKAFYFMQDQIYTVVLGLSTMLTIVSIISYKKRQNQFVMGRLNIILNLILLGLFVYRSLNLSGETVQVSEKGIGMFLPIVAIVLLVLANKAIKKDEDLVKSVDRLR, encoded by the coding sequence ATGATACAACGAATTCAAACTATATATTTAATTCTTACCTTTATCGTAACGGGGGTACTACTATTTTTTGTTCCGCTTTGGACATTAAACAACGGAAAAGCATTCTATTTTATGCAAGACCAGATTTACACCGTAGTATTAGGTCTAAGCACAATGCTTACAATTGTAAGTATTATTTCATACAAAAAAAGACAAAACCAGTTTGTAATGGGCAGACTGAATATAATATTAAACTTAATTTTATTAGGATTATTTGTATATCGATCACTAAATTTATCTGGAGAAACTGTACAAGTTTCTGAGAAAGGTATTGGGATGTTTCTACCGATTGTTGCTATCGTGTTATTAGTTTTAGCTAATAAGGCCATCAAAAAGGATGAAGATCTTGTAAAATCTGTAGATCGTTTGAGGTAA
- a CDS encoding DUF3667 domain-containing protein gives MSKSTIRKDKTCLNCRHVVEQKFCPNCGQENSDTRKTFHHLFIHFFEDLTHYENAFWKTIRNLLFKPSTLTKEYLSGKRLSYLAPVRLYIFISFITFLLIALFPNKVSEDFNKNAKVLSAEIAKTDKNSKDEELKISSNYLDMRPMKEIDSIQQYGKEKEKLSEFEYWAYSKVYNITKHYSKKEIFEKFIESFIHNIPKILFIIMPFFAFLLWLFHNKKKWYYFDHGIFTLHYFSFLLLMFLILFSITKIIGLFGENSPLSFISNITNFVGVIWMCYYFYPAHHRFYGESRIVSFVKSVMLFIVNSFFILFLLTFYVFYIFINLH, from the coding sequence ATGTCAAAAAGTACCATTAGAAAAGATAAAACCTGTCTGAATTGCAGACATGTCGTGGAGCAAAAATTTTGTCCAAATTGCGGCCAGGAAAACAGTGATACCAGAAAAACATTTCACCATTTATTTATTCATTTTTTTGAAGATTTAACCCATTACGAAAATGCTTTCTGGAAGACTATACGAAACTTACTTTTCAAACCTTCCACGTTAACCAAAGAGTATCTCTCAGGGAAAAGACTGTCTTATTTGGCTCCTGTCCGATTATACATCTTTATCAGTTTTATAACCTTTCTTTTAATTGCCCTATTTCCAAACAAAGTCAGCGAAGATTTCAATAAAAACGCAAAAGTATTATCAGCAGAAATAGCTAAAACGGATAAAAACAGTAAGGATGAGGAATTGAAAATCTCCAGCAACTATCTAGATATGAGACCTATGAAAGAAATCGATTCTATTCAGCAATACGGAAAAGAAAAAGAAAAACTTTCAGAATTTGAATATTGGGCTTACTCAAAAGTTTATAATATCACAAAGCATTATAGCAAAAAAGAGATTTTTGAAAAGTTTATTGAATCCTTTATTCATAATATTCCCAAAATCCTTTTTATCATAATGCCATTTTTTGCTTTTCTATTATGGCTTTTTCACAACAAAAAGAAATGGTACTATTTTGATCATGGGATCTTTACCTTACATTATTTTTCTTTTCTCCTTTTAATGTTTCTGATATTATTTAGCATCACAAAAATAATTGGTCTGTTTGGAGAGAATAGTCCACTAAGTTTCATCTCCAATATTACCAACTTCGTCGGGGTTATCTGGATGTGTTATTACTTCTATCCGGCACATCATCGCTTTTATGGAGAATCAAGAATAGTTTCATTTGTTAAAAGTGTAATGCTGTTTATTGTAAATTCCTTTTTTATTCTATTTTTACTTACCTTTTATGTTTTTTACATATTTATCAATTTACACTAA
- a CDS encoding M28 family peptidase: MKKIVLLLLIATAFSCKNAQSVASKDNSDPTKYIKLITEKDLKTMLYTVASDEMEGRETGSKGQKKAGLYMIEQYKKNGISFPKGATDFYQPVPAAFLNARRNENLPDSENIWAYIEGSEKPDEVLVISAHYDHVGIKNGEVYNGADDDGSGTVAVIEIAKAFAKAKKDGHGPKRSILFLHVTGEEHGLHGSRYYSENPLFPIANTITDINIDMIGRRDVEHAKSNNYVYVIGADRLSTDLHNAVVSQNEKYTKVDLDFKFNDPKDPNHFYERSDHYNFAKYGVPAVFFFNGVHEDYHGKGDEPEKIEYDALTKRTQLAFVVAWDLANRANRPVVDKPIK, encoded by the coding sequence ATGAAAAAGATTGTTCTCTTATTATTAATTGCTACTGCATTTTCTTGTAAAAATGCGCAGTCTGTTGCGTCGAAAGACAATTCAGATCCAACGAAATACATCAAGCTTATCACTGAAAAAGACTTAAAAACAATGTTATATACGGTTGCTTCAGATGAAATGGAAGGCCGTGAAACCGGTTCAAAAGGACAGAAAAAGGCCGGTCTTTATATGATTGAGCAATACAAAAAAAATGGCATTTCATTTCCTAAAGGAGCAACAGACTTCTATCAACCTGTTCCGGCAGCTTTCTTAAATGCCAGACGCAACGAAAACCTACCAGATTCTGAGAATATCTGGGCTTACATCGAAGGTTCAGAAAAACCGGATGAAGTATTGGTAATTTCGGCACATTACGACCATGTTGGTATCAAAAACGGAGAAGTTTATAACGGTGCTGATGATGACGGATCCGGAACTGTTGCTGTTATCGAAATCGCAAAAGCATTCGCAAAAGCAAAAAAAGACGGACATGGGCCAAAACGTTCTATTTTATTCTTGCACGTTACCGGAGAAGAGCACGGTTTACACGGTTCTCGTTACTATTCTGAGAATCCATTGTTTCCAATTGCCAATACCATTACCGACATCAACATCGATATGATTGGCCGTCGCGATGTAGAGCATGCCAAATCAAACAATTATGTTTACGTAATTGGAGCGGATCGTTTGTCTACAGATTTGCACAATGCGGTTGTAAGTCAAAACGAAAAATACACCAAAGTAGACTTAGATTTTAAATTTAACGACCCAAAAGATCCAAATCATTTTTACGAGCGTTCTGACCACTATAACTTTGCCAAATATGGTGTTCCTGCTGTATTCTTCTTTAACGGAGTGCACGAAGATTACCACGGTAAAGGTGATGAACCTGAAAAAATCGAATACGATGCCTTAACCAAAAGAACACAATTGGCATTTGTTGTTGCCTGGGATTTAGCCAATAGAGCGAACAGACCTGTGGTTGATAAACCGATTAAGTAA
- the truA gene encoding tRNA pseudouridine(38-40) synthase TruA, with product MRYFIQFAYNGTPYHGWQIQPNASSVQETLNKALSVLLNSTINVMGAGRTDSGVHAQEMYAHFDFETPIDIPTLVHKLNSYLPKSIAIFDLILVHDEAHCRFDATKRTYEYRINTVKNPFLEELSWYFNQNLDVALMNEAAKILLKHTDFQCFSKVNTDVNTFDCTIFEAYWKKENDKLVFTISANRFLRNMVRSIVGTLINIGLHKISLQDFENIIASKSREKAGFSVPAHGLYLTDITYDYIKK from the coding sequence TTGAGATATTTTATTCAATTCGCCTATAACGGAACACCTTATCACGGCTGGCAAATTCAGCCAAACGCCTCTTCTGTACAGGAGACTTTAAACAAAGCACTTTCTGTTTTGCTAAATTCGACCATAAATGTTATGGGAGCCGGACGCACGGATAGCGGTGTTCATGCTCAGGAAATGTATGCTCATTTTGATTTTGAAACTCCAATTGACATCCCGACTCTGGTTCATAAACTCAATTCGTATTTACCTAAAAGCATTGCCATTTTTGACCTGATTTTGGTTCACGATGAAGCGCATTGTCGCTTTGATGCCACCAAAAGAACGTACGAATATCGCATCAACACTGTTAAAAATCCATTTTTGGAAGAATTGAGCTGGTACTTTAATCAAAATTTAGATGTAGCTTTGATGAATGAAGCGGCAAAAATTTTACTGAAGCATACCGATTTTCAATGTTTTTCAAAAGTGAATACTGATGTAAACACCTTTGATTGCACGATTTTTGAGGCGTATTGGAAAAAGGAAAACGACAAATTGGTTTTTACGATTTCTGCGAATCGCTTTTTAAGAAATATGGTTCGCTCCATTGTAGGGACTTTAATTAATATTGGTTTACATAAAATTTCGCTGCAGGATTTTGAAAACATTATCGCCAGCAAAAGCAGGGAAAAGGCCGGGTTTTCAGTTCCCGCACACGGATTGTACTTAACCGATATAACGTACGATTATATCAAAAAATAA
- a CDS encoding metallophosphoesterase family protein — protein MKKILLLSDTHSHIDDVILKYVAQADEVWHAGDIGDLNVTDTIKKLKPLRCVYGNIDDAKARLEFPLHNRFMCENVSVWITHIGGYPGKYNPSIREEMTLNPPKLFICGHSHILKVMFDKKNNLLHMNPGAAGKSGFHQMRTMLRFVIDDDKIKDLEIVEIGKK, from the coding sequence TTGAAAAAAATCCTCCTTCTTTCCGATACGCACAGTCATATTGATGACGTTATTTTAAAATATGTAGCACAGGCTGATGAAGTTTGGCATGCCGGAGATATTGGAGATCTGAATGTTACCGATACGATAAAAAAGCTGAAACCGTTGCGCTGTGTTTATGGAAACATAGACGATGCTAAGGCAAGACTGGAATTTCCGCTGCACAATCGTTTTATGTGTGAAAATGTTTCCGTCTGGATTACGCATATTGGAGGCTATCCGGGAAAATACAATCCAAGTATCAGAGAAGAAATGACATTAAATCCGCCGAAGTTGTTTATTTGTGGGCATTCTCATATTCTGAAAGTGATGTTTGATAAAAAGAACAATTTGCTGCACATGAATCCCGGTGCTGCGGGCAAAAGTGGCTTTCATCAAATGCGGACGATGCTGCGATTTGTAATTGATGATGATAAGATAAAAGATTTGGAGATTGTAGAAATCGGTAAAAAATAA